The following proteins are encoded in a genomic region of Streptomyces gobiensis:
- the fxlM gene encoding methyltransferase, FxLD system yields the protein MSSEVEAALRTVPRHLFLPGVPLEEAYANKAVITKRDEHGIDISSVSGPGIIAFMLDQLRIEPGHRVLEIGSGGYNAALLKELVGPDGDVTTIDIEQEVIDRTNKGLAAAGYQDVRALRADGEFGAKEFAPFDRIIVTVGSWDIPPSWVNQLTEGGRLVVPLRLRGQTRSIAFERKGKHLTSRDYELCGFVPMQGAGENREPLVLLHGEEVGLRVDDGQSVNPELLSQALLQPRAEAWSGVTVSRKEPFSDLYLWLATAVPRFCRLVAQKSALEKGLLPRSYRPPVIFDDDSFGYLALRPCDVEKSTFEFGVYAHGPSAEKIAKEYAGQIQVWDRDHRSGPGPRFAVHPAGTPDDQLPDGRVIDKRHTRVTISWP from the coding sequence GTGTCGAGCGAGGTGGAGGCCGCGCTCCGCACGGTACCCAGGCACCTCTTCCTCCCGGGGGTGCCGCTTGAGGAGGCATACGCCAACAAGGCTGTTATCACGAAACGGGATGAGCATGGCATCGACATCAGCTCGGTCTCGGGGCCGGGGATCATCGCCTTCATGCTGGACCAGCTCCGGATCGAGCCTGGCCACCGGGTGCTGGAGATCGGCAGCGGTGGCTACAACGCCGCACTGCTGAAGGAACTGGTCGGCCCAGACGGCGACGTCACCACGATCGACATCGAGCAGGAGGTCATCGACCGCACGAACAAGGGTCTCGCGGCAGCGGGCTACCAGGATGTACGTGCACTCCGAGCGGATGGCGAGTTCGGCGCCAAGGAGTTCGCGCCGTTCGACCGAATCATCGTAACGGTCGGCTCGTGGGACATCCCCCCGTCCTGGGTGAACCAGCTCACCGAAGGCGGTCGGCTCGTGGTCCCCCTCCGCCTGCGCGGTCAGACCCGCTCCATCGCATTCGAGCGCAAGGGCAAGCATCTGACCAGCCGGGATTACGAGCTGTGCGGCTTCGTGCCGATGCAGGGAGCCGGGGAGAACAGGGAGCCACTGGTCCTTCTCCACGGAGAAGAGGTCGGCCTCCGGGTGGACGACGGGCAATCAGTCAACCCCGAGCTTCTGAGCCAGGCTCTGCTTCAGCCGAGGGCCGAGGCATGGTCGGGCGTGACCGTCTCCCGCAAGGAACCGTTCAGTGACCTCTACCTGTGGCTCGCCACCGCCGTCCCGAGGTTCTGCCGCCTGGTGGCACAGAAGTCGGCCCTTGAGAAGGGTCTGCTCCCTCGGTCGTACCGTCCTCCGGTGATCTTCGACGATGACAGCTTCGGCTACCTCGCCTTGCGGCCATGTGACGTGGAGAAGTCAACGTTCGAGTTCGGTGTGTACGCCCATGGTCCAAGCGCCGAGAAGATCGCCAAAGAGTACGCCGGACAGATCCAAGTGTGGGACCGCGACCACCGGTCCGGCCCCGGGCCGCGCTTCGCGGTGCATCCGGCGGGGACGCCGGACGACCAGCTGCCTGACGGCCGTGTCATCGACAAACGGCACACGCGGGTCACGATCTCCTGGCCCTGA